Part of the Methylorubrum populi genome is shown below.
GCCGCCCGCGCCGCGGGGATCAGGCGGGTGATCAGGCCGTCCTCGGCGGTCTCGTCGGAGGAGAGCCGGAGATAGGCGCGCATCTCCGGCAGGCTCACCGGCTCGACGCCGGTCTCCTCGACGCGTATCGGGATCATGCCGTCTTCTCCTGAAAGCGTCCTTCGCCATCGATGCGCGCGCCGAACCCATTTCCCGCGCGCGCGGCGCGCCCTGCCCTCCGCGCGGCGGCACTCGCGCTTCTGCTCGCTGCGACGCCGGCGGCGGCCATCGTCGGCGGCCGGGAGGGCGCCGAGGTACCCGGCGCGGCCTCGGTGGTGATGGTGCTGACGTCGGGCGGCGGGGTCTGCTCCGGGATCGTCGTCGCTCCCGACGCGGTGCTCACCGCCGGCCATTGCGTGGCGGGCGTGGGCGAGAACCGCGTCCATTTCCGCGATGAGACGGGCCGCCCCGTCCTGATCGAGACGGCCGCCCGCAGCCTGCATCCGGCCTATGACGGCGATGCCGTTCGCGGGCGCACTCGCTCCATCGATCTCGCGCTTCTGCGCACCCGCGAGCTCCTTCCCGCCCGGTTCGCGCCGGCCGCTCTGAGCGCCGCGATGCCGCGGGCGGGCGAGAGCCTGACGCTCGCCGGTTACGGCGCGGTTCGCGGCGGCGACCGCCGCTCGATCGGCCGCTACCGCGGCGCGGCCCTCACGGTGGTCGAGCCCTACGGCCCGAGCCGCATCCTGGTCTGGATGCAGGCGAAGGGAGCCGGCGGCTGCCAGGGTGATTCTGGCGGACCGATCCTCGATGGCGCGGCGGTGGTGGCGGTGGCCGCCTGGGTGAAGGACGCCTGCGGCGGCCTCACGCAGGGCATCCTGCTCGGGCCGCAGCGGGACTGGATCGACCGGACCCTCGCCGGCTGGCGCACCTCCGCGCGCTGGTCACATCCTTAACCGATCGTGATCCCGGCGCCGACGCCGTCAAGGAACCGGAGCTTGGCCGCCGAATTGCCTTCGGATACGCTTCAACCGGTCCGGGATTCGGCCGCGGCACCCCGCGGAACACTCCCTGGCCCTGGAGAACGGAAACGATGGTTGCGAGCCCCCTTCGCGCGTGCCTGCTCGGTGCCCTGCTGGGACTTGTCCCGCTCTCGGCGCAGGCTGTGGTCGAGGGCCGCACCTCGCGCGATCCCGGCGGCCTGCGCGCTTCGGTGGTGCGCATCGAGAGCACGCAGGGCGAGATCTGCTCGGGCACCCTGATCACGCAGGACATCGTGCTCACCGCGGCGCACTGCGTGATGCACAAGGCGGGCTACAACGTGGTCGTGGTTGATCCGAATTTCCGCCAGCGGCGCCTGCGCGCCGTCGCGGTCTCGATGCATCCCGAATTCGTCCCCGGCACGACGCCGGAGGAGCAGCCGGGCATCGACCTCGCCCTGATCAAGCTGGAACAGCCGGTCGGTCCCGGCTTCCGCCCGCTCGATCCCCGCGGCGGCGCGATCACCACCGGCGACAACGTGGACATCGCCGGCTTCGGCGTGCTCGCCGAGAACCGCCGCAACACCGCGCGGACGCTGCGCACGGCGCATCTCGTCTCGATCGGCTCGCTGCAGGTCGCCAACCGCGTCACCGTCGTGACCGACGCGCGGCGCCTGGCCGAGACCGCGGGCGCGGGCGCCTGCCTGGGCGATTCCGGCGGGCCGATCCTGCGCGGCGGCCAGATGGTTGGCGTGGTGAGCTGGTCGAGCGGCGCCATGCGCCAGGACCGGCGCGCCCGCACCGCCTGCGGCGGTTTCACCGCCGTGACGCCCACCGGGGAACACGCGAGCTGGATCTCCTCTCGCGCGGCCGAGATGGAGGCGATGAGCCCCGACATGGCGGCGGCGCAGGCCGGGCGCACCGAGTGGATGGCCCGGCCCGCCCGGCGGCGGATGTACTGAGACGGCTCAGGCGAACCGTAGCAGCTTGATCGCGGCGAAGTCCTGCACGCCGCCGCCGACGCGCTTGGTGGTGTAGAACAGCACGTAGGGCTTGGCGGAGTACGGGTCGCGCAGGGTCCGCAGGCCGACGCGATCCACCACGAGGTAGCCGCGCTTGAAGTCACCGAAGGCGATGGAGTGGCTGCCCGCACCGATGTCGGGCATCGCCTCGGCCTCAACGAGAGGGAAGCCCATCAGGGTCGCCATCCGGTCGGCGGCGAGCGGCGGCTGCCAGAGGTAATTGCCGTCCGCGTCCTTGAACTTGCGGATCGCGCTCTGCACCCGCCGGTTCATCACGAAGCTCGCACCCTGGCGGTAGCCGGCGCGCAGCGCGTAGATCAGGTCGAACAGCACGTCGCTCGGGTTGCTCGCGGCGAAGGCCCCCGAGGCCCCCGTCGTGATGAAGCCGAGCTTGCCCGTCGCCCAACTCGCATTGGCGACCGTGTCGTAGCTGAGAAAGCCCTTCGGCCGGCCAACGCCGTTGCCGGTGACGAAGGCGACGCTCTCCTGCTCGGCGAAAGCGGTCTCGACTTCCTCCGCAAGCCAGGCATCGATATCGAGCACCGCGTCGTCGAGCAGCGTCTGCGTCGCCGCCGGCATGGCGTAGAGTTCCATCGCCGGGAAGCTCAACTCGGACAGGCTCGGCGCGTCGGTCTGCGGCCGCGGCGCCGTCTCGGCGACCCAGCCGGCAGCGGGGCCGTTGACGGAGACCGCCCGCTTGTACTGACCGCCGGAGACGGTCCGCACCGTGGCGATGGCGCGGATCGGCGAGATCTCGGCCAGGCGCCGCAGCACCTCGCGCTCGATCGTCGGCGGCACGAGGTAGCCGCCATCCGGGCCGGAGCCGGCGGACAGCGCCTTCTCCTCCAGCCGCTTGAGGCCGCCGCTCTCGCCGGCGCGAACATAGAGATCGAAGGCGGCCTTGTGCTCTGCGGCCGAGGCATCGCGCGGGGGCTCCGCTCCGCCGAGCGGCGGTCGGGCGCGGTCGAGGCTGATCCGGTCGAGGCGGGTCTTCGCCTGATCGAGGGCGGCGTCGATGCGGGCGAGCTTCTCCTCGGTCACCACGTCGGCGGTGAGGCGGGTCTCGATCTCGGCGAGCCGGGTGTCGTTGGCCTCCTTGAACGCCTCGAAGGCGCGGGCGAACTCGTCGAGCACCGCCTCGGTGCCGAACATCGCCGCCTTGTTCTCGGGCAGGCCGGCGGGGGCCTTGGTCTCGAAACGCATGTCGGTCATGGCATCCTCATCGGTGGGACAGGAAAGGGTTCAGGACCGCGCCGCGCGCGGCAGGGCGGCGAGGCGCGGGCGCGGC
Proteins encoded:
- a CDS encoding S1 family peptidase produces the protein MVASPLRACLLGALLGLVPLSAQAVVEGRTSRDPGGLRASVVRIESTQGEICSGTLITQDIVLTAAHCVMHKAGYNVVVVDPNFRQRRLRAVAVSMHPEFVPGTTPEEQPGIDLALIKLEQPVGPGFRPLDPRGGAITTGDNVDIAGFGVLAENRRNTARTLRTAHLVSIGSLQVANRVTVVTDARRLAETAGAGACLGDSGGPILRGGQMVGVVSWSSGAMRQDRRARTACGGFTAVTPTGEHASWISSRAAEMEAMSPDMAAAQAGRTEWMARPARRRMY
- a CDS encoding phage major capsid protein translates to MTDMRFETKAPAGLPENKAAMFGTEAVLDEFARAFEAFKEANDTRLAEIETRLTADVVTEEKLARIDAALDQAKTRLDRISLDRARPPLGGAEPPRDASAAEHKAAFDLYVRAGESGGLKRLEEKALSAGSGPDGGYLVPPTIEREVLRRLAEISPIRAIATVRTVSGGQYKRAVSVNGPAAGWVAETAPRPQTDAPSLSELSFPAMELYAMPAATQTLLDDAVLDIDAWLAEEVETAFAEQESVAFVTGNGVGRPKGFLSYDTVANASWATGKLGFITTGASGAFAASNPSDVLFDLIYALRAGYRQGASFVMNRRVQSAIRKFKDADGNYLWQPPLAADRMATLMGFPLVEAEAMPDIGAGSHSIAFGDFKRGYLVVDRVGLRTLRDPYSAKPYVLFYTTKRVGGGVQDFAAIKLLRFA
- a CDS encoding trypsin-like serine protease, yielding MRAPNPFPARAARPALRAAALALLLAATPAAAIVGGREGAEVPGAASVVMVLTSGGGVCSGIVVAPDAVLTAGHCVAGVGENRVHFRDETGRPVLIETAARSLHPAYDGDAVRGRTRSIDLALLRTRELLPARFAPAALSAAMPRAGESLTLAGYGAVRGGDRRSIGRYRGAALTVVEPYGPSRILVWMQAKGAGGCQGDSGGPILDGAAVVAVAAWVKDACGGLTQGILLGPQRDWIDRTLAGWRTSARWSHP